From the genome of Phaenicophaeus curvirostris isolate KB17595 chromosome 6, BPBGC_Pcur_1.0, whole genome shotgun sequence, one region includes:
- the GHRHR gene encoding growth hormone-releasing hormone receptor isoform X2 has protein sequence MIEWKKKEAECLEYPEKHGNATPSGCKRTWDKLLCWPEADAGDTLALPCPNILFHFMKDPAGIVKRNCTKKGWSDPFPPYHIACPVEDEIPLEEQSYFSTIKVIYTVGYSVSITSLIVAVTVLIAFRRLRCPRNYIHIQLFFTFILKAIAIFIKDAVLFQKEDIDHCSFSTTECKISVVFCHYFMMTNFMWLLVEALYLNCLLLSSLSHGRRYFWWLVLFGWGFPTVFTLIWILTKLYFEDTACWDINQGSPYWWLIKGPIIISVGTSLQVNSTSNPIIWNSLYCLQLSSGIYQPRDSALLRTLHWIFSGVYCSSSLLFPEP, from the exons ATGATAgagtggaagaaaaaggaggctgaatGTCTGGAGTATCCAGAAAAGCATGGAAATGCAACACCATCAG GTTGCAAGAGAACTTGGGACAAATTACTGTGCTGGCCAGAGGCAGATGCTGGAGATACTCTTGCTTTACCATGTCCAAACATCCTCTTTCACTTCATGAAGGACCCAG ctggaaTAGTAAAAAGGAACTGCACAAAGAAAGGCTGGTCTGATCCATTCCCTCCCTACCATATTGCTTGTCCTGTAGAAGATGAGATTCCACTTGAAGAA caATCCTACTTTTCTACTATAAAGGTCATCTACACTGTAGGATACAGCGTCTCTATCACCTCACTAATTGTTGCTGTGACAGTTCTTATTGCATTCAG gaGGCTTCGCTGCCCCAGAAATTATATCCACATACAGctcttttttacttttatctTAAAAGCTATTGCCATTTTCATTAAGGATGCTGTCCTTTTCCAAAAGGAAGACATTGATCATTGCAGCTTCTCTACA ACTGAATGCAAGATCTCAGTTGTGTTTTGTCACTACTTCATGATGACAAATTTCATGTGGCTGCTAGTAGAGGCTCTTTACTTGAACTGTTTACTACTTTCATCCCTTTCTCATGGAAGAAGGTATTTTTGGTGGCTTGTTCTGTTTGGCTGGG GTTTTCCAACAGTTTTCACCCTTATCTGGATATTAACAAAACTCTACTTTGAAGACACAGC atgctgGGATATTAATCAAGGCTCTCCATACTGGTGGCTAATCAAAGGAcctattattatttctgttggG ACGTCTCTCCAGGTCAACTCTACTTCTAATCCCATTATTTGGAACTCATTATATTGTCTTCAACTTTCTTCCGGAATATACCAGCCTAGGGATTCGGCTTTACTTAGAACTCTGCATTGGATCTTTTCAG gGGTTTATTGTAGCAGTTCTCTACTGTTTCCTGAACCATGA